A single genomic interval of Salmo trutta chromosome 13, fSalTru1.1, whole genome shotgun sequence harbors:
- the LOC115205336 gene encoding DAP3-binding cell death enhancer 1 yields the protein MWRVQGFVGRVLSRCHGTAPLRLSQNHHVEDEVINTSTLLSTGCHSSDSSSQKGDGGDERRKRTSQFCYAGLPRYTALDAVGWGAAAVLLMQICRRIHSQFSGSDPNQNPNTGSLASQGTLQKCGYRVLLERLSRRDVLPRGRSVHCLPQRQSQQVPSQQVPSQQAQRQPQSQEYSSPRSSYSSPEQFHEDHLTADSHLSDHKRATLSHDSSGTEESSFSESSQPEDNHRTRDREQPGQQNGQDALAGAAQNLQQVADSSVPVVLNIIGLKSAQTGHYEAAFSCFLASARQGYSKAQFNTGVCYEKGRGVCKDKEKALDFYSQAATGGHSQAQYRCAKLLLNSRGQQSTQQDLDTAISLLQQAASAGLREAQVYLGSLFSQEPVRDGLKSVHYLRMAAESGDSEALLFLGQCYESGFGVSQCFRTAVGFYQRAAQAGNSQAKTLLAPPFGLEDAVLRSIRSSPCFSVADRLRGTLSTLTSPVPPSCRPTLPHSWSTGSMGPPPILSSPRPLTPSSEGNAVRWTIGAG from the exons CTCTCAGAAAGGGGACGGTGGAgacgagaggaggaagaggacctCTCAGTTCTGCTACGCTGGGCTCCCCCGCTACACTGCCTTGGATGCAGTTGGCTGG GGGGCAGCTGCGGTGCTGTTGATGCAGATCTGTAGAAGGATCCACTCTCAGTTTTCTGGGAGTGACCCCAACCAGAACCCCAACACAGGATCCCTGGCCAGCCAGGGAACCCTGCAGAAGTGTGGCTACCGCGTCCTACTGGAGCGAC TATCTCGCCGTGACGTGCTGCCCAGAGGGAGGAGTGTGCACTGTCTGCCCCAGAGACAGAGCCAGCAGGTCCCGAGCCAGCAGGTCCCGAGCCAGCAGGCCCAGAGACAGCCCCAGAGCCAGGAGTACAGCAGTCCCAGGAGCAGCTACAGCAGTCCTGAACAGTTTCATGAAGACCATCTGACTGCTGACagtcacctctctgaccacaaGAGGGCAACTCTGAGTCACGACTCCTCTGGAACGG AGGAGTCATCCTTTTCAGAGTCCTCCCAGCCTGAAGACAACCACAGAACCAGAGACAGGGAACAGCCTGGGCAGCAGAATGGCCAG GACGCCCTGGCGGGGGCGGCCCAGAACCTCCAACAGGTGGCCGACTCCAGTGTTCCTGTAGTCCTCAACATCATCGGTCTGAAGAGTGCTCAGACTGGGCACTATGAGGCAGCCTTCTCCTGTTTCCTGGCCTCCGCCAGACAGGGCTACAGCAAGGCCCAGTTCAACACTGGAGTCTGCTATGAGAAAGGCAGGGGCGTATGCAAAGACAAGGAGAAG GCTCTTGATTTCTACAGCCAGGCAGCGACAGGTGGTCACAGTCAGGCTCAGTACCGCTGTGCCAAACTCCTCCTGAACAGCAGAGGGCAGCAGAGCACACAACAGGACCTGGACACAGCCATCAGCCTGCTGCAACAGGCTGCCTCAGCTGGGCTGAGAGag gctcAAGTTTACCTGGGGTCTCTGTTCTCGCAGGAGCCAGTCAGAGACGGCCTTAAGTCAGTGCACTACCTGAGGATGGCAGCAGAGAGCGGA gacaGTGAGGCCCTGCTGTTCCTGGGTCAGTGTTATGAGAGTGGGTTCGGGGTGTCCCAGTGCTTCAGAACAGCAGTTGGGTTCTATCAGAGGGCAGCCCAGGCAGGAAACAGCCAGGCCAAGACCTTACTGGCACCGCCCTTTGGACTGGAGG ATGCCGTCCTGCGCTCTATCCGTTCTTCCCCATGTTTCTCCGTTGCTGACCGTCTGCGTGGAACTCTCTCCACCCTCAcctcccctgtccctccctcctgtcGCCCCACCCTCCCCCACTCCTGGAGCACAGGGAGTATGGGCCCCCCACCCATCCTGTCCTCCCCCCGCCCTCTCACCCCCAGCTCTGAGGGGAACGCCGTGAGGTGGACTATAGGAGCGGGATAG